A part of Melittangium boletus DSM 14713 genomic DNA contains:
- a CDS encoding zinc-dependent alcohol dehydrogenase has translation MKAVVFHGIGDIRLDEVPEPVLQDDTDAIVKLTASAICGTDLHMVRGTMPGMKPGTILGHEGVGVIEALGKDVRNLDIGDRVVICSTIACGACSYCRAGYYAQCDVANPHGKRAGTAFFGGPATTGPFHGLQAEKARVPFAHVGLVKVPDEVADEEAILLSDIFPTGYFGADLAEIKAGDTVAVFGCGPVGQFTILSARLMNAGRIFAIDCHADRLEAARKQGAEVIHFEKEDPVETILRLTGGIGVDRAIDAVGVDSMHAHHGPAGRAANKQKAEFKREQKEAAPKTNPDGDNWVPGDAPLQAVNWAVEALAKAGTLSIIGVYPEQMQTFPIGKAMNKNLSLRMGNCHHRKYIPLLLELVRTGAVEPTELLTHVKPITSAIEAYRAFDTRQPGWLKVELEPQLLT, from the coding sequence ATGAAGGCGGTCGTCTTTCATGGAATTGGAGATATCCGGCTCGACGAGGTCCCCGAGCCCGTCCTTCAGGACGACACGGATGCCATCGTCAAACTGACGGCGAGCGCCATCTGCGGCACGGACCTGCACATGGTGCGCGGCACGATGCCGGGAATGAAGCCGGGCACCATCCTCGGCCACGAGGGCGTGGGCGTCATCGAGGCCCTGGGCAAGGACGTGCGCAACCTGGATATCGGCGACCGGGTCGTCATCTGCTCCACCATCGCGTGCGGGGCGTGCTCGTACTGCCGCGCGGGCTACTACGCGCAATGTGATGTGGCCAATCCCCACGGCAAACGGGCCGGTACGGCGTTCTTCGGGGGTCCGGCGACGACAGGGCCCTTCCACGGATTGCAGGCGGAGAAGGCGCGCGTGCCCTTCGCCCACGTGGGACTGGTGAAGGTTCCCGACGAGGTCGCGGACGAGGAGGCCATCCTCCTGTCGGACATCTTCCCCACGGGCTACTTCGGGGCGGACCTCGCGGAGATCAAGGCGGGAGACACCGTGGCCGTGTTCGGCTGCGGACCCGTGGGCCAGTTCACCATCCTGAGCGCCAGACTGATGAACGCCGGGCGCATCTTCGCCATCGACTGTCACGCGGACCGGCTGGAGGCCGCCCGGAAGCAGGGCGCCGAGGTCATCCATTTCGAGAAGGAGGATCCCGTCGAGACGATCCTCCGGCTGACGGGCGGCATCGGCGTGGATCGGGCCATCGACGCGGTGGGTGTGGACTCCATGCACGCGCACCACGGGCCCGCGGGCAGGGCCGCGAACAAGCAGAAGGCCGAGTTCAAGCGCGAGCAGAAGGAAGCCGCGCCCAAGACGAATCCGGATGGGGACAACTGGGTCCCGGGAGACGCGCCGCTCCAGGCGGTCAACTGGGCGGTGGAGGCCCTGGCCAAGGCGGGCACGCTCTCCATCATCGGCGTGTACCCAGAGCAGATGCAGACGTTCCCCATCGGCAAGGCGATGAACAAGAACCTGTCGCTGCGCATGGGCAACTGCCATCACCGCAAGTACATCCCCCTGCTGCTGGAGCTAGTGCGCACGGGCGCGGTGGAGCCCACGGAGCTGCTGACCCATGTGAAGCCCATCACGAGCGCCATCGAGGCCTACCGCGCCTTCGACACGCGCCAGCCCGGCTGGCTGAAGGTGGAACTCGAGCCCCAGCTGCTCACCTGA
- a CDS encoding 2OG-Fe(II) oxygenase: protein MRRVSPRNEEIQSLGERGWFTREDFLGQAEARAIHAEALARVDAGRLRPAGIRRGADHALDRATRGDLITWVEPGEGEPALGRLFEAFSVLGEALSAEAYLGLGRFDLQLACYPGGGERYARHVDAFPGQSNRRVTAIYYLNPDWVPAHGGLLRLHAEEGVVDVAPRLDSLVVFLSERIEHEVLPAHAPRLALTAWYYGRTAG from the coding sequence ATGCGTCGGGTGTCGCCGCGAAACGAAGAAATCCAATCACTCGGGGAGCGGGGCTGGTTCACCCGCGAGGACTTCCTCGGTCAGGCCGAGGCGCGCGCGATTCACGCGGAAGCGCTTGCCCGGGTGGACGCGGGGCGGTTGCGCCCGGCCGGCATCCGCCGGGGCGCGGATCACGCCCTGGATCGCGCCACGCGGGGTGATCTCATCACCTGGGTGGAGCCAGGAGAAGGCGAGCCCGCGCTCGGCCGGCTGTTCGAGGCGTTCTCGGTGCTGGGTGAGGCGCTGTCGGCCGAGGCCTATCTGGGACTCGGGCGCTTCGATTTGCAGCTCGCCTGCTATCCGGGCGGGGGCGAGCGCTATGCCCGGCATGTGGACGCCTTCCCAGGGCAATCCAACCGGCGCGTCACCGCCATCTACTACCTCAACCCGGATTGGGTGCCCGCCCACGGTGGCCTCCTGCGGCTCCATGCCGAGGAGGGCGTGGTGGATGTGGCGCCGAGGCTCGATTCGCTCGTGGTGTTCCTCAGCGAGCGCATCGAGCACGAGGTGCTGCCCGCGCATGCGCCCCGGCTCGCGCTCACCGCCTGGTACTACGGGCGCACGGCGGGGTAG
- a CDS encoding DUF4230 domain-containing protein: protein MVRLLLRVLPVLLALAIGAVGAFLWTRPTAEPLPETPALVTRVREVARLETLTVSLYKKVEFSPEPRSTDSLWKDVINWASYSLNTPRGRAIVFADVHLGYDFGRVDDTRLRVQGTRVDVVLPPLEVKVELKPGDTEIIGSNLDSAQTTLLLEKAREAFEREVKGDARLRDRARASAENTLRVLFLSLGFRQVNVVDVLPPRATAG, encoded by the coding sequence ATGGTGCGCCTCCTCCTCCGGGTGTTGCCCGTCCTCCTCGCTCTCGCCATCGGCGCCGTGGGCGCCTTCCTCTGGACACGGCCCACCGCCGAGCCCCTGCCCGAGACCCCGGCGCTCGTCACCCGCGTGCGCGAGGTGGCCCGGTTGGAGACCCTGACGGTCTCTCTCTACAAGAAGGTGGAGTTCTCCCCGGAGCCCCGGAGCACGGACTCGCTCTGGAAGGACGTCATCAACTGGGCGAGCTACAGCCTGAACACCCCCCGCGGCCGCGCCATCGTCTTCGCCGACGTGCACCTGGGCTACGACTTCGGACGGGTGGACGACACCCGGCTGCGCGTCCAGGGCACCCGGGTGGACGTGGTCCTCCCTCCGCTCGAGGTGAAGGTGGAGCTCAAACCCGGGGACACGGAGATCATCGGCTCCAACCTGGACAGCGCGCAGACGACGCTCCTGTTGGAGAAGGCCCGCGAGGCCTTCGAGCGCGAGGTGAAGGGCGATGCCCGCCTGAGGGACCGGGCCCGCGCCTCCGCGGAGAACACGCTGCGCGTGCTGTTCCTCTCGCTGGGCTTCCGCCAGGTGAACGTGGTGGACGTGCTGCCCCCTCGCGCCACCGCGGGGTGA
- a CDS encoding tetratricopeptide repeat protein, which produces MALERIRRKVEAGEPLEAAELERLREAARNTPGPMLRLALAHAWMNAGAEREALGLLESLRRDFPQEVQVRLGLARALLGLERTGEAETALREALVLNPGDPEALKVLGVLALQRGEHARARALVAEVLERDPFDAEARLLKEELEAVTVAPPPPTPSPASRPEFTAALLAALHRAGVACRRQGRHLLVKLASGEVGRVEVDSLHAAYREGGRELAAAVGECVARLQGLSAPSGEPEALEHRVRPVLRPASFVHQAVGALHRPAGGGLEVFYVLEDEAFVRYLPEASLAPAGVSPAQVDAWAWRHLEDAPAPVRPVGVEQGRVVLVPKGSGLWAVAGGDGYDGSRLLTEGQRRRLVAEVGEGPWRVHLGWREFALICREADAAAVASLAGLGHAGDGIPGLFRLGDGTLEAV; this is translated from the coding sequence ATGGCGCTGGAGCGGATTCGTCGCAAGGTGGAGGCGGGTGAGCCGTTGGAGGCGGCCGAGCTGGAGCGGTTGCGCGAGGCCGCCCGGAACACGCCCGGGCCCATGCTCCGGCTCGCCCTGGCGCATGCGTGGATGAACGCGGGCGCGGAGCGCGAGGCCCTGGGGTTGCTGGAGTCCTTGCGTCGCGACTTTCCCCAGGAGGTGCAGGTGCGTCTGGGGCTCGCGCGGGCCCTGCTCGGTCTGGAGCGCACGGGCGAGGCGGAGACCGCGCTGCGCGAGGCGCTCGTCCTCAACCCGGGAGATCCCGAGGCCCTCAAGGTGCTCGGGGTGCTGGCGCTCCAGCGGGGCGAGCATGCCCGGGCGCGGGCGCTCGTGGCCGAGGTGCTGGAGCGCGACCCCTTCGACGCCGAGGCGCGATTGCTCAAGGAGGAGTTGGAGGCGGTGACGGTGGCCCCTCCACCGCCCACGCCGAGCCCCGCGTCGCGCCCGGAATTCACCGCCGCGCTGCTGGCCGCGCTGCACCGCGCTGGAGTGGCGTGCCGGCGGCAGGGCCGGCACTTGTTGGTGAAGCTCGCCTCGGGCGAGGTGGGCCGGGTGGAGGTGGATTCGCTCCATGCCGCCTATCGCGAGGGCGGGCGGGAACTGGCGGCCGCCGTGGGCGAGTGCGTGGCACGGCTCCAGGGGTTGTCGGCTCCCTCTGGCGAGCCGGAGGCGCTGGAGCACCGGGTGCGGCCCGTGCTGCGGCCCGCGTCCTTCGTGCACCAGGCGGTGGGGGCGCTCCACCGCCCCGCGGGCGGAGGACTGGAGGTCTTCTACGTCCTGGAGGACGAGGCCTTCGTGCGCTACCTGCCCGAGGCCTCGCTGGCTCCGGCCGGAGTGTCTCCCGCTCAGGTGGACGCATGGGCCTGGCGCCACCTGGAGGACGCTCCCGCGCCCGTGCGGCCCGTGGGCGTGGAGCAGGGGCGGGTGGTGCTCGTCCCGAAGGGCTCCGGACTGTGGGCGGTGGCGGGCGGCGATGGGTATGACGGCTCCCGCCTGCTGACGGAAGGGCAGCGGCGGCGGCTCGTGGCCGAGGTGGGCGAGGGCCCCTGGCGTGTCCACCTGGGCTGGCGGGAGTTCGCGCTGATCTGCCGCGAGGCGGACGCGGCCGCGGTGGCGTCACTCGCCGGGCTGGGCCACGCGGGGGATGGAATCCCGGGCCTGTTCCGGCTCGGAGACGGCACGCTCGAAGCGGTGTGA
- a CDS encoding TIGR02265 family protein, protein MNATSGGSEMLELFSRDSSWEQESSWTPRLALTTSEDMVRGLFLQSGLRAIRALGDESLVARCASVCGQASFFDFFNYPASVLVRMLSTAVPPLVRRHGEAEHALWLLGNCVGMDFLESESGRAMLMLMRGEAKRLMNHLPAAYQMSLTGARSIQWLGPQHCRFVMARDFLPASFHEGLLVSLLERMNTGRLHVEGLQTGPLTSEYDITWR, encoded by the coding sequence GTGAATGCGACTTCTGGTGGCAGTGAGATGTTGGAGTTGTTCTCGCGTGATTCGTCCTGGGAGCAGGAGTCGTCGTGGACGCCCCGGTTGGCGTTGACGACTTCCGAGGACATGGTCCGTGGACTGTTCCTGCAGAGCGGACTTCGCGCCATCCGGGCGCTCGGGGATGAGTCCCTGGTGGCGCGTTGCGCCTCCGTGTGCGGACAGGCGAGCTTCTTCGACTTCTTCAACTACCCGGCCAGCGTGCTGGTGCGGATGCTGTCCACGGCGGTGCCCCCACTGGTTCGGCGCCATGGCGAGGCGGAGCACGCCCTGTGGTTGTTGGGCAACTGCGTGGGCATGGACTTCCTGGAGTCCGAGTCGGGCCGCGCCATGTTGATGCTGATGCGGGGCGAGGCCAAGCGCCTGATGAACCACCTGCCCGCCGCCTATCAGATGTCGCTCACCGGTGCGCGCTCGATCCAGTGGCTGGGCCCCCAGCACTGCCGCTTCGTCATGGCTCGAGACTTCCTGCCGGCCTCGTTCCACGAGGGCCTGCTGGTGTCCTTGCTCGAGCGCATGAACACCGGCCGGCTCCATGTGGAAGGCCTCCAGACGGGTCCGCTGACCAGCGAGTATGACATTACCTGGCGTTGA
- a CDS encoding TIGR02265 family protein: MVVGLSARTGWEKADGWEGELERRICLSAREDTVRGMFFNGTLDVLRSLGHQELARHCLDESGEPYFLDFFNYPVRMHYRMVATALPALADAYGGSEEALRQLGRLVAHRFLRLGVGKVMLSLKPLSPRQLQSTLPMAYRTAVSFGEYAVRWMGPQSGRFTSRRDFMPYPFHEGVMQTSLELWGGRAVRVSGRQTGGLDSECDFWWQ; this comes from the coding sequence ATGGTCGTGGGTCTCAGCGCGCGAACCGGATGGGAAAAGGCAGACGGATGGGAGGGCGAACTCGAGCGGCGCATCTGTCTGTCCGCGCGGGAGGACACCGTGCGAGGCATGTTCTTCAATGGCACGCTCGATGTGTTGCGCTCGCTGGGCCACCAGGAGTTGGCGCGTCACTGTTTGGATGAGAGCGGGGAGCCCTACTTCCTGGACTTCTTCAACTACCCGGTGCGGATGCACTACCGGATGGTGGCCACGGCGCTGCCCGCGCTGGCGGATGCGTACGGGGGCTCCGAGGAGGCATTGCGTCAATTGGGCCGGCTCGTGGCCCATCGCTTCCTGCGGCTCGGGGTGGGCAAGGTGATGTTGTCCCTCAAGCCCCTCAGCCCTCGGCAGCTTCAATCCACGCTCCCCATGGCCTACCGCACGGCGGTGAGCTTCGGCGAGTACGCGGTGCGTTGGATGGGGCCACAAAGTGGACGCTTCACGTCGAGGCGCGATTTCATGCCCTATCCCTTCCATGAAGGCGTGATGCAGACCTCCCTGGAGTTGTGGGGGGGACGTGCGGTGCGAGTGAGTGGCCGTCAGACAGGTGGGCTCGATAGTGAATGCGACTTCTGGTGGCAGTGA
- a CDS encoding HAD family hydrolase — MSPPLRPPAAAAIFDLDGTLVDNMRFHVQAWSSFSQALGIDTPAERFEREFAGKRNEEILPALLGRSLPPEELTRLAEQKESHYRELFKPHLAPLGGARALLTRLKAGGRGLAVASAAPRVNRDFVLDGTGLRSFFSQVVGAEHVTRGKPFPDLFLAAAQALGAEPSACVVFEDAVNGVLAARAAGMFAVGVTTLASAEMLREAGAHWVIDDFTALPEELAQWLVPSL, encoded by the coding sequence ATGTCCCCTCCGCTTCGTCCCCCCGCGGCCGCCGCCATCTTCGATCTGGATGGCACCCTCGTCGACAACATGCGCTTCCACGTCCAGGCGTGGAGCAGCTTCTCCCAGGCCCTGGGCATCGACACGCCCGCGGAGCGCTTCGAGCGGGAGTTCGCCGGCAAGCGCAACGAGGAGATCCTCCCGGCGCTGCTGGGCCGCAGCCTGCCGCCCGAGGAGCTGACGCGCCTGGCCGAGCAGAAGGAAAGCCACTACCGGGAACTCTTCAAGCCGCACCTGGCGCCCCTGGGCGGAGCCCGGGCACTGCTCACGCGCTTGAAGGCGGGGGGCAGGGGCCTCGCGGTGGCCTCGGCCGCGCCCCGGGTGAACCGGGACTTCGTGCTCGACGGGACGGGCCTGCGCTCCTTCTTCTCCCAGGTCGTGGGCGCCGAGCACGTGACGCGGGGCAAGCCCTTTCCGGATCTCTTCCTCGCCGCCGCCCAGGCCCTGGGCGCCGAGCCCTCCGCGTGCGTCGTCTTCGAGGACGCCGTCAATGGTGTCCTCGCGGCGCGCGCGGCGGGCATGTTCGCGGTGGGCGTCACCACCCTGGCCTCCGCCGAGATGCTGCGCGAGGCGGGTGCCCATTGGGTCATCGATGACTTCACCGCCCTGCCCGAGGAACTCGCGCAATGGCTGGTTCCCTCGCTGTGA
- a CDS encoding TIGR02265 family protein: protein MYMHGERHVGAVMPGSDEDLARRLAMASPSDTARGMFLRSTLDAVRCLGDESAVRDCQRAGGEDKLVDFFIYPVSSNLRMLFSAARLLEDRCGGLDEALRALGYRAADNFLSSAAGMALLLLANGDVKRLVDHLPSTYRASVSFGTRTMVWTGPTRCRLTMCHEFMPYPFHEGVLMGVLDKANARDVRVRGQQLSTLESEYEVSWES, encoded by the coding sequence ATGTACATGCATGGTGAGCGGCACGTGGGGGCGGTCATGCCCGGCTCGGATGAGGATCTGGCGCGACGTCTGGCCATGGCGTCGCCCTCGGACACCGCGCGCGGCATGTTCCTGCGCTCCACGTTGGACGCGGTGCGCTGCCTGGGGGACGAGTCGGCCGTGCGCGACTGCCAGCGGGCGGGGGGCGAGGACAAGCTGGTGGACTTCTTCATCTACCCCGTCAGCTCCAACCTGCGGATGTTGTTCAGCGCGGCCCGTCTCCTGGAGGACCGCTGTGGCGGCCTCGACGAGGCCCTGCGCGCGCTGGGCTACCGGGCCGCGGACAACTTCCTGTCCTCCGCCGCGGGCATGGCGCTGCTGCTGCTGGCCAATGGCGACGTGAAGCGGCTGGTGGATCACCTGCCCTCGACCTACCGGGCCTCGGTGAGCTTTGGCACGCGCACCATGGTGTGGACGGGTCCCACCCGCTGCCGGCTCACCATGTGCCACGAATTCATGCCCTATCCCTTCCACGAGGGGGTGTTGATGGGCGTGCTGGACAAGGCGAACGCGCGCGACGTGCGGGTGCGGGGCCAGCAGCTCTCCACGCTGGAGAGCGAGTACGAGGTCTCCTGGGAGTCGTGA
- a CDS encoding response regulator: MVIPFLQNTPPPVDPVAALLPLLEEEPERVVRLWAKRLRAETYELDLPGRDLRTPLRALMNELVRLLRDRGRDALLLWPEVVRPHGARRYSQRFEAEDLAREFKALEEVLIYLYARRNGQRVEAEVASFIVELVGEAHASAQASYARVLKTEEVRFREAAVMESVLHHVDVGIMLVEVDGAVSFASPPVSRLLGVPMRSVVGTRSSMALATVLSQVNARHPGGAPFKVLDMPFTRALRERSSVHGVWMGVERPGGGEVSLELSATPIFEENGELAGVIQTFTDRTEAANKSKALLSAHGELRRLQGRLLQRTRTQALGQLATGAAHALNNFLNVLRLRITLLRREFNPEHLDALDKTVGHVGELVARLQEFNVQRTEEHLGDVQVDATVREALELVGPELEQREHPVTVEPRLGDPGAVRADAGFFRELVVNLLLAERERLGDEGGHVVVETRESPDGEALLRVEDSGPPYALEEMTRMFEPLSREVGAPQRSLLLAVSREQVRRWGGELTVENLSGGQGAAFVVRLPLVRAGAEEEALAHARSEVEPRRLHPTRRVLVVDDDPDNARMMAEVLGEEGYDVKVAHSGDVALKMWEERRYDAALLDAVMPDLSGWDVARELRKRSPQALLAIVTGMDVRGQNRANLALVDAVFRKPIDVGALDDFLGQAQAPSSPGGIGPREDAPAPE; this comes from the coding sequence ATGGTCATTCCCTTCCTCCAAAACACCCCGCCGCCGGTCGACCCCGTGGCTGCCCTGCTTCCCTTGTTGGAAGAGGAACCGGAGCGCGTGGTTCGCCTGTGGGCCAAGCGTCTGCGGGCGGAAACCTACGAGCTGGATCTCCCAGGACGGGATTTGCGCACCCCCCTGCGGGCCCTCATGAACGAGCTCGTCCGCCTGCTCAGGGATCGGGGCAGGGACGCCCTGCTTCTCTGGCCTGAGGTCGTACGGCCTCACGGCGCGCGGCGCTACAGCCAGCGCTTCGAGGCGGAGGATCTGGCGCGTGAATTCAAGGCGCTCGAGGAAGTGCTCATCTACCTCTACGCGCGGCGCAATGGCCAACGGGTGGAGGCCGAGGTGGCGTCCTTCATCGTGGAGCTGGTGGGCGAGGCGCATGCGTCGGCGCAGGCCTCCTACGCCCGGGTGCTCAAGACGGAAGAGGTGCGCTTTCGCGAGGCCGCGGTGATGGAGTCGGTCCTCCACCACGTGGACGTGGGCATCATGCTGGTGGAAGTGGATGGCGCGGTGTCCTTCGCCTCACCCCCCGTGAGCCGCCTGCTGGGCGTGCCCATGCGCTCGGTGGTGGGCACGCGCTCGTCCATGGCCCTGGCCACGGTGCTCTCGCAGGTGAACGCGCGCCATCCGGGGGGCGCGCCCTTCAAGGTGCTGGACATGCCCTTCACGCGGGCGTTGCGTGAGCGCTCGTCCGTACACGGGGTGTGGATGGGCGTGGAGCGGCCCGGGGGCGGCGAGGTCAGCCTGGAGCTGAGCGCCACGCCCATCTTCGAGGAGAACGGGGAGCTGGCCGGCGTCATCCAGACATTCACCGACCGGACGGAAGCGGCCAACAAGAGCAAGGCGCTGCTGAGCGCGCATGGCGAGCTGCGGCGGTTGCAGGGGCGGCTACTGCAGCGCACCCGCACCCAGGCGCTGGGTCAGCTCGCCACGGGCGCGGCGCACGCGCTCAACAACTTCCTCAACGTGCTGCGGCTGCGCATCACGCTCCTGCGGCGCGAGTTCAACCCGGAGCACCTGGACGCGCTGGACAAGACGGTGGGTCACGTGGGCGAGCTGGTGGCCCGGCTCCAGGAGTTCAACGTCCAGCGCACCGAGGAGCACCTGGGGGATGTGCAGGTGGACGCCACGGTGCGTGAGGCCCTGGAGTTGGTGGGCCCGGAGCTGGAGCAGCGCGAGCACCCAGTCACGGTGGAGCCCCGGCTGGGAGACCCCGGCGCGGTGCGGGCCGACGCGGGCTTCTTCCGCGAGCTGGTGGTGAACCTGCTCCTGGCCGAGCGCGAGCGGCTGGGAGACGAGGGCGGACACGTGGTGGTGGAGACACGCGAGTCGCCGGACGGAGAGGCGCTCCTGCGGGTGGAGGACTCCGGCCCCCCGTACGCGCTGGAGGAGATGACGCGCATGTTCGAGCCCCTGAGCCGCGAGGTGGGCGCTCCCCAGCGCTCGCTGCTCCTGGCGGTGTCGCGCGAGCAGGTGCGCCGCTGGGGCGGCGAGCTGACGGTGGAGAACCTGTCCGGGGGCCAGGGCGCGGCCTTCGTCGTGCGCCTGCCGCTCGTGCGCGCCGGGGCCGAGGAGGAAGCGCTGGCGCATGCGCGGAGCGAGGTGGAACCGCGGCGCTTGCACCCGACGCGCCGGGTGCTGGTGGTGGATGACGATCCCGACAACGCGCGGATGATGGCGGAGGTGCTCGGCGAGGAGGGCTATGACGTGAAGGTGGCTCACAGTGGCGACGTGGCCTTGAAGATGTGGGAGGAGCGGCGATACGACGCCGCCCTGCTCGACGCGGTGATGCCGGACCTGTCCGGCTGGGACGTGGCGCGCGAGCTGCGCAAGCGCTCTCCCCAGGCGCTCCTGGCCATCGTGACGGGCATGGATGTGCGAGGACAGAACCGGGCCAACCTCGCCCTGGTGGACGCCGTGTTCCGCAAACCCATCGACGTGGGGGCCTTGGACGACTTCCTCGGCCAGGCGCAAGCCCCTTCCTCGCCCGGTGGCATCGGTCCTCGGGAGGATGCCCCCGCTCCCGAGTAG
- a CDS encoding DUF2270 domain-containing protein → MANDTSERDKNEYEPPPVSDAAMAQLFRGELSRSDTWRSRLDTTTNWALTTTAAVVSFGLSSSASPVVFLVGIWMVLSFLLIEARRYRYYDLWIRRVRLLENGYWVPLLRREPIDPDAIRELVSLVERPQIHLSLFSAISTRLNRAYGPILLVLTLTWFVKVYSHPRAPQGLGEFVHRAAVGPIPGEVVTLFLLMLVLVFSYLFAASFFTRAPMGELRSLPRGRRAPLWESFYRPYATRTPRRRTQGASAPPRQTPPMH, encoded by the coding sequence ATGGCGAACGACACCAGCGAGCGCGACAAGAACGAATACGAACCGCCTCCGGTCTCGGACGCGGCCATGGCGCAGCTGTTCCGAGGCGAGCTCAGTCGCTCCGACACCTGGCGCTCCCGCCTGGACACCACCACCAACTGGGCGCTCACCACCACCGCGGCCGTGGTGTCCTTCGGCCTGTCCAGCTCCGCCTCGCCCGTGGTCTTCCTGGTGGGCATCTGGATGGTGCTGTCGTTCCTGCTCATCGAGGCGCGCCGCTACCGCTACTATGACTTGTGGATCCGCCGGGTACGGCTCCTGGAGAACGGCTACTGGGTGCCCCTGTTGCGGCGCGAGCCCATCGATCCGGACGCCATCCGCGAGCTGGTCAGCCTGGTGGAGCGGCCGCAAATCCACCTGTCGCTCTTCTCCGCCATCTCCACCCGGCTCAACCGCGCCTACGGCCCCATCCTCCTGGTGCTGACGCTCACCTGGTTCGTCAAGGTGTACAGCCATCCGCGGGCGCCCCAGGGTCTGGGCGAGTTCGTGCACCGGGCGGCCGTGGGCCCCATCCCGGGCGAAGTGGTGACGCTGTTCCTGCTCATGCTGGTGCTCGTCTTCTCCTATCTCTTCGCGGCCTCGTTCTTCACCCGGGCGCCCATGGGCGAGCTGCGCTCCCTGCCGCGAGGGCGGCGCGCTCCCTTGTGGGAGTCCTTCTACCGGCCCTACGCCACGCGCACGCCGCGCCGCCGGACCCAGGGCGCCTCCGCGCCCCCTCGCCAGACTCCGCCCATGCATTAG
- a CDS encoding isocitrate dehydrogenase (NAD(+)), producing the protein MTTPRTVTVINGDGIGPEVMAATLRVLQALEVPLQFESRDAGAECIAKFGTNLPDATVESVLRNGVALKGPTGTVVGGGMASANVGLRKRLDLYSALRPVKSVPGIKTRYEGVDLVVVRENTESLYAGLEHIIVPGVVESLKIITEKASTRIARFAFEHARKHGRKKVTAVHKANIMKLSDGLFLDCARKVGRDFPEIQYEEVIVDNMCMQLVKDPSRYDVLVMENLYGDILSDLCAGLVGGLGLVPGANIGERTAMFEAVHGTAPDIAGKGLANPTALMMSAVMMLDFLELGDAARRFEGALAKVHAEGKARTGDLGGTATTRDFTDAVIAAL; encoded by the coding sequence ATGACGACTCCGCGTACGGTCACGGTCATCAATGGCGACGGCATCGGCCCCGAGGTGATGGCGGCCACACTCCGAGTGCTCCAGGCACTCGAGGTTCCCCTTCAGTTCGAGAGCCGGGACGCGGGCGCCGAGTGCATCGCGAAGTTCGGCACCAACCTGCCCGACGCCACGGTGGAATCCGTGCTGCGCAACGGCGTGGCGCTCAAGGGTCCCACCGGCACCGTGGTGGGCGGCGGCATGGCCTCCGCCAACGTGGGCCTGCGCAAGCGCCTGGACCTCTACTCCGCGCTGCGCCCCGTCAAGAGCGTGCCCGGCATCAAGACGCGCTACGAGGGCGTGGACCTGGTGGTGGTGCGCGAGAACACCGAGAGCCTCTACGCGGGCCTCGAGCACATCATCGTGCCGGGCGTCGTCGAGTCCCTGAAGATCATCACCGAGAAGGCCAGCACGCGCATCGCCCGCTTCGCCTTCGAGCACGCGCGCAAGCACGGCCGCAAGAAGGTGACGGCGGTGCACAAGGCCAACATCATGAAGCTGTCGGACGGCCTGTTCCTCGACTGCGCGCGCAAGGTGGGCCGCGACTTCCCGGAGATCCAGTACGAGGAGGTCATCGTCGACAACATGTGCATGCAGCTCGTGAAGGATCCGAGCCGCTATGACGTGCTGGTGATGGAGAACCTCTACGGCGACATCCTCAGCGACCTGTGCGCGGGCCTCGTGGGAGGCCTCGGCCTGGTGCCGGGCGCCAACATCGGCGAGCGCACGGCGATGTTCGAGGCGGTGCACGGCACGGCGCCGGACATCGCGGGCAAGGGCCTGGCCAACCCCACCGCGCTGATGATGTCGGCGGTGATGATGCTCGACTTCCTGGAGCTGGGTGACGCGGCGCGGCGCTTCGAGGGCGCGCTCGCCAAGGTCCACGCCGAGGGCAAGGCACGCACCGGCGACCTGGGGGGCACCGCCACCACCCGCGACTTCACCGACGCCGTCATCGCGGCGCTGTAG